One window from the genome of Paraneptunicella aestuarii encodes:
- a CDS encoding HipA domain-containing protein, whose product MANTHAYQLNVSYGDDVIGTLTLDSTTNLLKLSYSPQWQQNGFAISPHLPLNNRHTPEVAYNYLDNALPEGEARKLLAENLGVSEKNVYSQVRAIGKDLAGAVTFKPAQESQVDGPQPVFRALEDGELIERLDNKEEFGLLTWDDKPRLSVAGVQDKLNVFIDAAGQIGFGDGSLCSTHILKFEKKNCPNLVLNEFFCMKLSKAIGLPTADVTFRRFGSHPALIVKRFDRKYMSDNNKVLRRHVIDGCQALNLSRDHKYERNLGDGRDVQHIRDGASLEKLFEFCQRMSSPVESTQWLIQWQLFNLMISNYDSHGKNVSLYFDKQNARFTPAYDLVNIALLPQFKHVLAMAMGDEFEPKDIHAYQLADFAETCNIDKRLLSRLLVGLADRVLSRLSGRVFINDLKEQAYVTVEDIPYFEALRDNIFARTEYLKAQAEDIPSITV is encoded by the coding sequence ATGGCGAACACCCATGCATACCAACTGAATGTAAGTTATGGTGATGATGTCATCGGTACATTGACTCTGGATAGCACTACAAACCTGTTAAAACTAAGCTATTCGCCACAATGGCAGCAAAACGGTTTTGCCATTTCGCCACATTTGCCACTCAACAACCGACATACGCCAGAGGTTGCCTACAACTACCTTGATAACGCCTTACCTGAGGGTGAAGCACGCAAACTGCTGGCTGAAAACCTGGGTGTTTCAGAAAAAAACGTGTATTCGCAAGTCCGTGCTATAGGCAAAGACTTAGCTGGAGCGGTGACTTTTAAACCGGCACAAGAAAGTCAGGTAGATGGGCCACAACCCGTCTTTAGAGCACTTGAAGACGGAGAACTCATTGAAAGGCTCGATAATAAGGAAGAGTTCGGCCTACTGACATGGGATGACAAGCCACGGCTCAGCGTTGCGGGTGTGCAAGACAAACTCAATGTCTTTATTGATGCAGCTGGGCAAATTGGGTTTGGCGACGGTTCTTTGTGTTCCACCCATATCCTGAAGTTTGAAAAGAAAAACTGCCCCAATCTGGTATTAAACGAATTCTTCTGTATGAAGCTATCAAAAGCGATTGGGCTACCTACCGCCGATGTAACGTTTAGACGTTTTGGCTCTCATCCGGCGCTTATCGTTAAACGATTTGACCGCAAATATATGAGTGACAATAACAAAGTGTTGAGGCGTCACGTGATAGATGGTTGCCAAGCCCTCAACTTATCAAGAGATCACAAATACGAACGCAACCTTGGTGATGGGCGAGATGTTCAGCACATTCGGGATGGCGCAAGTTTAGAGAAACTGTTTGAATTTTGTCAGCGCATGTCTTCACCCGTTGAAAGCACACAATGGCTGATCCAGTGGCAATTATTCAATCTAATGATCAGCAATTACGACAGTCATGGCAAAAATGTCTCGTTGTATTTCGATAAACAAAATGCGCGATTTACGCCTGCTTATGATTTGGTGAATATCGCCCTGCTCCCACAATTTAAGCATGTCTTAGCAATGGCAATGGGCGATGAATTTGAGCCAAAGGACATTCACGCCTATCAACTGGCTGACTTTGCTGAAACCTGTAATATCGACAAAAGGCTATTGTCGAGACTATTGGTTGGACTCGCAGATAGAGTACTGAGCCGACTTTCTGGTCGTGTTTTTATCAACGACCTGAAAGAACAAGCGTATGTCACGGTCGAGGACATCCCGTATTTTGAGGCATTACGTGACAACATTTTCGCGAGAACAGAATATTTAAAAGCACAGGCGGAAGACATACCCTCTATAACGGTATAA
- a CDS encoding helix-turn-helix domain-containing protein, with product MAKKVTASDMPSTDFIDSAEILGQLIKAKRTELGIKLADCAALCRIGINTLSRIENGNANCTLAAVFSVLNGLGIKLTSKALTPTANSSSDEEWV from the coding sequence ATGGCTAAGAAAGTAACTGCTTCAGACATGCCAAGTACCGACTTTATCGATAGCGCAGAGATACTTGGGCAACTGATCAAAGCCAAGCGCACAGAACTCGGTATTAAACTAGCCGACTGCGCAGCGCTATGCAGGATCGGCATTAACACCTTGTCACGTATTGAAAACGGTAATGCGAATTGTACCTTAGCTGCGGTTTTCTCTGTTCTGAATGGGTTGGGTATCAAGCTGACATCGAAAGCGCTAACGCCGACAGCGAACTCTTCATCAGACGAGGAATGGGTTTAA
- a CDS encoding alpha/beta hydrolase family protein — translation MINFAKRLFLVSFFFFSFSALAQLSPADFARAPEYHDVKLSPDGKHIAVVLTQEGKRKLAVFESESFKMVGATAFSDTGEVGDIHWVNNERIVIEILQKRGWREQLENNGELYAVDYDGGRGELIYGYRAGGMSTGTNIKQRKGIKGWAQIIDYLPDDEENILISSTKWSESETKLATVHKLNVYNGRLSSTIAGSTISDPVFLADQQGNLRLVYGKNEKYQRVAQKFDAENDKWIEIPQSEFGNDFQPLGFSKSGKWLYVFDNLNNDKTGLHKISMTTGERKELYTDPDVSITQAVFNGEGNVVYGLRVDPDYPTYIIFSSATEEAKTFKHLIQKFPGNSVTITSQSKDGVWSVVFLGADANPGTYYLYNKQNDSFKKLFDQIKLDTSQLSSAEPVKFQSRDGVTINGYLNRPVGAKPEDKLPLVTLVHGGPQSRDYWAFDREVQMLANQGYAVLRINFRGSSGYGNKFWSAGHKHWGDTIMHDVIDGTKWALANKNLDAGKVCVMGTSFGGYAAVQSATMEPDLFKCVVATAGVYDLEYMNKESIVLDTSWGESFLKMALGEDIEKMRAFSPVNNVNKLKAAILIAHGGKDEIVPIEHAEKLADKLKELNKPYKWFTKDLEGHGFFKEENRAEYYEEVARFMKPYLQ, via the coding sequence ATGATTAACTTCGCAAAGAGGCTTTTTCTAGTCTCGTTCTTTTTCTTCTCATTTTCAGCATTGGCACAATTAAGCCCTGCTGATTTTGCTCGTGCTCCTGAATATCACGACGTTAAGCTTTCTCCTGACGGTAAACACATCGCTGTTGTCTTGACTCAGGAAGGCAAACGTAAATTAGCCGTATTTGAAAGTGAGTCTTTTAAGATGGTTGGCGCTACGGCTTTTTCTGATACTGGTGAGGTGGGTGATATTCACTGGGTTAACAATGAACGTATTGTTATCGAAATTCTTCAAAAGCGAGGGTGGCGAGAGCAATTGGAGAACAATGGCGAATTATATGCCGTTGATTATGACGGAGGACGCGGCGAGCTAATTTATGGTTACCGCGCCGGTGGAATGAGCACTGGAACCAATATTAAGCAACGTAAAGGCATTAAAGGTTGGGCTCAAATTATCGATTACCTGCCTGACGATGAAGAGAATATTTTGATTTCTTCTACCAAGTGGTCTGAAAGTGAAACCAAATTAGCGACGGTTCATAAGCTGAATGTTTATAACGGCAGGCTAAGTTCTACTATTGCTGGTTCTACTATCTCTGACCCGGTTTTCTTGGCTGACCAGCAAGGAAATCTTCGTCTTGTCTATGGGAAAAATGAAAAGTATCAGCGTGTTGCACAAAAATTCGATGCTGAGAATGATAAGTGGATTGAGATCCCTCAAAGTGAGTTTGGAAATGATTTTCAACCTTTAGGTTTTAGTAAATCTGGTAAGTGGTTATATGTGTTTGACAATCTGAATAACGATAAAACTGGATTGCACAAAATTTCCATGACAACAGGTGAACGAAAAGAGCTTTATACTGATCCTGATGTCAGTATTACCCAAGCGGTATTTAATGGTGAAGGAAACGTCGTCTATGGATTACGCGTTGATCCTGATTATCCGACTTACATTATTTTTAGCAGCGCCACGGAAGAAGCGAAAACTTTTAAACACCTGATTCAGAAATTTCCCGGCAATAGCGTTACCATTACTAGCCAAAGTAAGGATGGTGTATGGAGCGTTGTTTTTCTGGGCGCGGATGCCAATCCCGGTACTTACTATCTGTATAACAAACAGAACGACAGCTTTAAAAAGCTGTTCGACCAAATCAAGCTGGACACCAGTCAATTGTCTTCGGCTGAGCCGGTTAAGTTCCAGTCGCGTGATGGTGTAACCATTAATGGCTATTTAAACCGTCCTGTTGGAGCCAAGCCAGAAGATAAACTGCCACTGGTGACCCTGGTTCATGGTGGTCCTCAAAGCCGAGATTATTGGGCGTTTGATCGTGAAGTGCAAATGCTGGCCAATCAGGGATATGCCGTATTACGTATCAATTTTAGAGGATCGAGTGGATATGGAAATAAATTCTGGTCGGCAGGGCACAAGCATTGGGGCGATACCATCATGCATGATGTGATTGACGGGACTAAATGGGCGCTTGCCAATAAAAACCTGGATGCCGGAAAAGTGTGTGTAATGGGGACGAGCTTTGGTGGTTATGCGGCTGTGCAAAGCGCAACAATGGAACCTGATTTGTTCAAGTGTGTGGTGGCAACCGCCGGGGTATACGATCTGGAGTACATGAACAAGGAATCTATTGTTTTAGATACTTCATGGGGTGAAAGCTTTCTGAAAATGGCTTTAGGTGAAGATATCGAAAAAATGCGTGCATTTTCACCCGTTAATAACGTGAATAAGCTAAAAGCTGCTATTTTGATTGCTCACGGTGGTAAAGATGAAATTGTACCTATTGAGCATGCAGAGAAGCTTGCAGATAAACTGAAAGAGCTAAACAAACCTTACAAATGGTTTACTAAAGACTTGGAAGGGCATGGTTTCTTTAAAGAAGAAAACCGTGCTGAATACTACGAAGAAGTCGCCAGGTTTATGAAGCCTTATTTGCAATAA
- a CDS encoding YicC/YloC family endoribonuclease — protein sequence MIYSMTAFARKELKSSWGTAVWEIRSVNQRFLETYFRLPEQFRGLEPVLRERFRKKLQRGKVECALRFSSEGAEASKITLNEALAKQVLQAADWVQSHGQSTGVNPLDILRWPGVVASEEADMDAIQAALLAGLDETLDDFIAARATEGEELKKLIEQRLDGIEVESAKVQEHMPQILQWQREKLLTRFEEAKVELDEGRLEQEMVMLAQKIDVAEELDRLKAHVKETRNIITKGGACGRRLDFMMQEFNRESNTLGSKSINADITQSAVELKVLIEQMREQIQNIE from the coding sequence ATGATCTACAGTATGACAGCGTTTGCCCGCAAAGAGCTCAAGAGCTCCTGGGGAACAGCCGTATGGGAAATTCGTTCAGTTAACCAACGATTTCTCGAAACCTACTTCCGTTTGCCCGAGCAATTCAGAGGCTTGGAACCTGTTTTAAGAGAACGTTTCCGTAAAAAACTACAACGCGGGAAAGTAGAATGCGCTCTACGTTTCAGTAGCGAAGGTGCCGAAGCAAGCAAAATCACACTAAACGAAGCACTGGCAAAACAGGTTTTACAAGCAGCGGACTGGGTTCAGTCACATGGTCAATCAACGGGTGTAAATCCTTTAGATATCTTACGTTGGCCTGGAGTTGTCGCCTCCGAAGAAGCCGATATGGACGCCATTCAAGCAGCATTATTAGCAGGTCTAGACGAAACCCTTGATGATTTCATTGCCGCACGCGCCACCGAAGGCGAAGAGCTGAAAAAGCTGATCGAACAACGCTTGGACGGAATCGAAGTAGAAAGTGCCAAAGTACAAGAACACATGCCTCAAATCCTGCAATGGCAACGAGAAAAACTGCTCACTCGCTTTGAAGAAGCCAAAGTTGAACTGGATGAAGGCCGTTTAGAACAGGAAATGGTCATGCTGGCGCAAAAGATCGACGTGGCAGAAGAACTGGATCGTTTAAAAGCACACGTAAAAGAAACTCGCAACATCATCACTAAAGGCGGCGCTTGCGGCAGACGCCTCGACTTCATGATGCAAGAATTCAACCGCGAATCTAACACACTCGGTTCAAAATCCATCAACGCCGACATCACACAATCAGCGGTAGAATTGAAGGTGTTAATCGAGCAGATGAGAGAGCAGATCCAGAATATTGAATGA
- the rph gene encoding ribonuclease PH, producing the protein MRPSGRTAGQIRPITITRNFTCHAEGSVLVEFGNTKVLCNATVEEGVPRFMKGEGRGWVTAEYSMLPRATHTRSQREAARGKQGGRTLEIQRLIARSLRAAVDLKLLGENTITIDCDVIQADGGTRTASITGACVALADALTWMRSKGILKNNPMKCLIGAVSVGVYKGVPVVDLEYEEDSAAETDMNVVMTDTGKLIEVQGTAEEEPFSFEEMYEMMDLAKQGLREIFDMQKAALN; encoded by the coding sequence ATGCGACCAAGCGGTAGAACAGCAGGGCAAATTAGACCAATTACTATTACTCGTAACTTTACCTGCCATGCTGAAGGCTCGGTGTTAGTTGAGTTTGGGAATACAAAAGTGCTGTGTAATGCGACGGTTGAAGAAGGTGTTCCCCGTTTTATGAAAGGTGAAGGTCGTGGTTGGGTCACTGCCGAATACAGCATGTTACCGCGTGCAACTCATACTCGCTCACAACGTGAAGCCGCTCGTGGCAAACAAGGTGGTCGTACGTTGGAAATTCAACGCTTAATCGCTCGTTCTTTGCGTGCAGCCGTTGATTTAAAACTGCTGGGCGAAAACACTATTACTATCGATTGCGATGTGATTCAGGCCGATGGTGGTACACGAACTGCTTCTATTACTGGTGCCTGTGTTGCTTTGGCCGACGCGCTGACATGGATGCGCAGTAAGGGAATTCTTAAAAATAATCCGATGAAGTGTTTGATTGGTGCGGTTTCTGTTGGGGTATACAAAGGTGTACCTGTGGTGGATTTGGAATATGAAGAGGACTCCGCTGCTGAAACAGACATGAATGTGGTTATGACAGATACAGGCAAACTGATCGAAGTGCAGGGCACAGCCGAAGAAGAGCCATTCAGTTTTGAAGAAATGTACGAAATGATGGATTTGGCCAAACAAGGCTTACGTGAAATTTTTGATATGCAAAAAGCTGCATTGAACTAA
- a CDS encoding mechanosensitive ion channel family protein codes for MQDNYLSEYLVLWLKDWQIAEAYYEEIYQITALFCLLIAAMLTFHLSTLLLDGKLRNLILKTKNKWDDSLIEHGFFLRLNHAIPAIFINVSSHYLFKEDSSLQFMLETTANIYLILTITGAINALINTIQDGYNGSDYAKRVPIEGFIQVAKLAVTVIAVLLVVAQIMDKSPALLLSGLGALTAVLLLVFKDTILGFVAGINIIANRTVNTGDWIEMPKYSADGNVLEIGLTTVKVQNWDNTISTIPTYALMTESVKNWRGMQESGGRRIKRGFNMDIQTIKACDSDMLSRLAQIHLLKDFLHSREQEITDFNKGIQAENYDPLNAQQITNLEAFRAYMEAYLSRHPLINKNMTLMVRQLPPTEHGLPIEMYCFSLDKAWVNYEKIQAQLMEHFITMLPVFDLRIYQMFSDLPLKSGD; via the coding sequence ATGCAAGATAACTACCTTAGTGAATATCTGGTTTTATGGTTGAAAGACTGGCAAATTGCCGAAGCCTACTATGAAGAAATCTATCAAATAACTGCACTATTTTGCTTATTGATTGCCGCCATGTTGACTTTCCATCTCAGTACCCTGCTACTGGATGGCAAGCTCAGAAACCTTATTCTTAAAACCAAAAACAAATGGGATGACTCCCTGATTGAACATGGTTTCTTCCTGCGCCTTAACCATGCTATTCCCGCTATTTTTATCAACGTTTCCAGCCACTATCTGTTCAAAGAAGATAGCAGCCTGCAATTTATGTTGGAGACAACCGCCAACATCTACCTGATTTTAACGATAACAGGCGCGATTAACGCGCTCATCAATACCATTCAGGACGGCTACAATGGTTCGGACTACGCCAAACGAGTGCCTATTGAAGGTTTTATTCAGGTAGCCAAATTAGCAGTGACAGTCATCGCCGTTCTGTTGGTGGTAGCGCAAATCATGGACAAGTCTCCCGCGCTGTTATTATCTGGACTTGGCGCTTTAACCGCGGTTTTATTATTAGTCTTCAAAGACACTATTCTCGGCTTTGTCGCTGGCATCAATATTATTGCCAATCGCACCGTCAATACCGGTGACTGGATTGAAATGCCGAAATACTCCGCCGATGGTAATGTTCTGGAAATTGGCTTAACCACAGTAAAAGTTCAGAACTGGGATAACACCATATCCACTATCCCAACCTATGCATTAATGACAGAGTCGGTGAAAAACTGGCGAGGTATGCAGGAATCCGGCGGTCGTCGCATTAAACGCGGCTTTAATATGGATATTCAAACCATTAAGGCTTGCGATTCAGATATGCTGTCCAGACTGGCACAAATTCACCTGCTTAAGGATTTTCTACACTCACGAGAGCAGGAAATTACTGACTTCAACAAAGGCATTCAGGCTGAGAATTATGATCCGCTTAATGCTCAACAGATTACCAATCTGGAAGCATTTCGCGCCTATATGGAAGCCTATTTATCACGTCATCCGCTTATCAATAAGAACATGACCTTAATGGTTCGCCAGTTACCTCCCACGGAGCATGGTTTGCCCATAGAAATGTACTGCTTTAGCCTTGATAAGGCTTGGGTGAACTATGAAAAAATACAAGCGCAACTCATGGAGCATTTCATCACAATGTTACCTGTATTTGACTTGCGTATTTACCAGATGTTCAGTGATTTGCCCCTGAAATCCGGGGACTAA
- a CDS encoding acyltransferase: protein MVFIIFPLHFLAQLFTLIFWAGLIISLVPFKLLLPFTPIRRALNHFAAFCEGGYGVTSVFFIKLFNRPTWDYKLEGNPDKHHWYLLTSNHISYLDIILILNWAHKHIPAPKFFLKQELFWTPFVGQAAWALEMPFMRRYSKAQIAKKPELKGKDIETTRKYCERYKDTPTTVINFVEGTRFTEGKKILRNSPYQHLLPPRAGGISFAIASMGELFSYTIEVTLQYPENTGHVMLDMLKGKLKHIIMHVKLVPVDKGLIGDYFNDPEFRQRFQETLNQNWEQKDQYIAEILEKRGK from the coding sequence ATGGTTTTTATCATTTTTCCATTACATTTTCTGGCACAACTTTTCACTCTCATCTTTTGGGCTGGGCTGATTATCAGTTTAGTGCCCTTTAAGCTGTTGCTTCCTTTTACCCCAATTCGTCGAGCACTCAATCATTTTGCTGCTTTTTGTGAGGGTGGGTACGGTGTCACCAGTGTATTTTTCATTAAGCTATTTAACCGACCAACCTGGGATTACAAGCTGGAAGGCAATCCAGATAAGCATCATTGGTATTTACTGACATCCAATCATATTAGTTATCTGGACATCATTCTTATTTTGAATTGGGCTCACAAGCATATCCCCGCCCCGAAATTCTTCCTTAAACAAGAACTGTTCTGGACTCCCTTTGTTGGGCAAGCAGCCTGGGCATTAGAGATGCCATTTATGCGCCGTTACTCCAAAGCCCAGATCGCCAAGAAACCCGAGCTCAAGGGCAAAGATATTGAAACGACACGCAAGTATTGTGAACGCTACAAAGACACACCGACAACCGTCATTAACTTTGTAGAAGGGACTCGATTCACCGAAGGGAAAAAGATCCTGAGAAATAGTCCCTATCAGCATCTTCTGCCACCCAGAGCTGGCGGCATATCCTTTGCCATAGCAAGCATGGGAGAGCTATTTAGTTATACGATTGAAGTCACTTTGCAGTATCCCGAAAACACAGGACATGTCATGCTGGATATGCTTAAAGGGAAACTGAAACACATCATTATGCATGTAAAACTGGTTCCCGTTGATAAAGGGTTAATCGGTGATTACTTCAATGACCCGGAATTTAGGCAACGCTTTCAGGAAACACTGAACCAAAACTGGGAGCAAAAAGACCAATATATTGCAGAAATTCTGGAGAAACGGGGCAAATAA
- a CDS encoding 2-hydroxychromene-2-carboxylate isomerase: MSRPSLEFWYEFASPYSYLSALRIGELADKHGFDIKWKPFLLGAIFKSQGMADTPAKLFPAKGNYMWMDVARTAKKYGWRFQKPTVFPAFALQAARIAILSEGQEWEKSFCEQVFQAYFEKDLDIGQDNVIQDILTSLGLDAQDVWQQANSDDNKNKLKAQTQSAIDLGLFGAPTFMVGEEMFWGDDRLEQAIEYLLGQ, encoded by the coding sequence ATGTCTCGTCCTTCTCTGGAATTCTGGTACGAATTCGCTAGTCCTTATTCTTATTTATCTGCTTTGCGCATTGGCGAACTCGCTGATAAACATGGATTCGATATTAAGTGGAAGCCCTTTCTGCTAGGAGCCATTTTCAAGTCTCAAGGCATGGCCGATACACCCGCCAAGCTATTTCCTGCCAAGGGAAACTACATGTGGATGGATGTTGCACGTACGGCGAAAAAATACGGTTGGCGTTTTCAAAAACCAACTGTGTTTCCTGCTTTTGCGTTACAGGCAGCTAGAATTGCCATTCTGAGTGAAGGGCAAGAGTGGGAAAAAAGCTTTTGTGAGCAGGTGTTCCAGGCTTACTTTGAGAAAGATCTCGATATTGGTCAGGATAATGTAATTCAGGATATTTTGACTTCGTTGGGGCTCGACGCTCAAGACGTTTGGCAGCAAGCTAACTCAGACGACAACAAAAACAAGCTTAAAGCTCAAACTCAGTCAGCAATTGACTTGGGGTTGTTTGGTGCTCCTACTTTTATGGTAGGGGAAGAGATGTTTTGGGGTGATGATCGTCTTGAACAAGCGATAGAGTATCTTCTCGGTCAGTAA
- the tusA gene encoding sulfurtransferase TusA → MASEYATGEFASAQHELDALGLRCPEPVMMVRLQIRKMQEGETLLVVADDPATTRDIPSFCRFMDHQLIASDTETNPFRYLIKKGL, encoded by the coding sequence ATGGCATCTGAGTACGCGACCGGAGAATTTGCCAGCGCACAGCATGAATTGGATGCCTTGGGGTTACGTTGTCCTGAGCCTGTTATGATGGTGCGCTTGCAGATTAGAAAGATGCAAGAGGGTGAAACTCTGCTGGTGGTGGCTGATGATCCAGCGACGACCAGAGATATTCCCAGTTTTTGTCGATTTATGGATCATCAACTCATTGCGAGTGATACCGAAACGAATCCCTTTAGATATCTGATCAAAAAGGGGTTATAA
- a CDS encoding acyltransferase translates to MRNIIGSISFLGYVINTLIWFVPIFIFSLMKLLPIPPWQKLLSYLLDSCATSWVTVNSWNQALTSNTKWEVEGLESLTPKDWYLVIANHRSWVDILVLQRVLNRKIPFLKFFLKKELIWVPVLGLAWWALDFPFMQRYKKSFLAKNPHLKGKDLETTRKACEKFRFKPVSVMNFVEGTRFTEAKHQRQKSPFKHLLKPKAGGIAFVLEAMQSNLHKLVDVTIFYPDGTPTFWEFVSGSVKRIQVKVKVMPLNELRESGVIGQDYFNNKDERVVFQRWLNEVWQQKDNTINSLADVH, encoded by the coding sequence ATGAGAAATATCATTGGCTCGATATCCTTTTTGGGATATGTCATTAACACCCTAATCTGGTTTGTTCCCATTTTTATTTTTTCACTGATGAAATTATTGCCGATCCCTCCCTGGCAAAAATTACTTTCCTATCTTCTGGACAGCTGTGCCACCTCTTGGGTAACAGTGAATAGCTGGAATCAAGCGCTAACAAGCAATACAAAATGGGAAGTAGAAGGACTGGAATCTCTCACTCCCAAAGATTGGTATCTGGTGATCGCCAATCACCGTTCATGGGTAGATATTCTGGTATTGCAGCGCGTATTAAATCGCAAGATCCCATTCTTGAAATTCTTTCTCAAGAAAGAACTCATTTGGGTTCCGGTTCTTGGTTTAGCTTGGTGGGCGCTCGACTTCCCATTTATGCAGCGCTATAAAAAATCCTTCCTGGCAAAGAACCCGCATTTGAAAGGCAAAGATCTGGAAACAACGCGTAAAGCCTGTGAGAAGTTTCGCTTTAAGCCTGTCAGCGTGATGAACTTTGTTGAAGGCACTCGATTTACCGAAGCCAAGCATCAACGCCAAAAATCACCATTCAAGCACTTGCTCAAGCCCAAAGCTGGCGGCATTGCTTTTGTACTGGAAGCCATGCAGAGCAATTTGCACAAGCTGGTTGATGTCACCATCTTTTATCCCGATGGCACACCCACCTTCTGGGAATTCGTTAGCGGCAGCGTGAAACGTATTCAGGTTAAAGTGAAGGTAATGCCACTCAATGAATTACGCGAATCAGGCGTTATTGGTCAGGATTATTTTAATAATAAAGATGAAAGAGTCGTATTTCAGCGTTGGTTAAACGAAGTTTGGCAGCAAAAAGACAATACTATTAACTCATTAGCGGATGTACATTAG
- the pyrE gene encoding orotate phosphoribosyltransferase: MQQYKQDFLEFALQREVLKFGEFTLKSGRTSPYFFNAGLFNTGNDLARLGQFYAAALVDSGIEFDVLFGPAYKGIPIATTTAVALADKHNIDKPYCFNRKEKKDHGEGGSLVGSPLQGRIMLVDDVITAGTAIRESMQLIQAHNASLAGVLIALDRQEKGQGELSAIQEVERDFNTQVVAIVTLADVIQFIQEREEFKAHLPNIVAYREQYGI, from the coding sequence ATGCAGCAATATAAACAAGACTTTCTTGAATTCGCCTTACAGCGTGAAGTGCTGAAATTCGGTGAATTCACATTGAAATCAGGGCGTACCAGCCCTTACTTTTTTAATGCCGGATTATTTAATACGGGCAATGATTTAGCTCGTTTGGGGCAATTCTATGCAGCGGCATTAGTGGATTCTGGTATTGAGTTTGACGTTTTATTTGGCCCTGCCTATAAAGGTATTCCTATTGCCACAACGACCGCTGTTGCATTGGCCGATAAGCATAATATCGATAAACCCTATTGCTTTAACCGCAAAGAAAAGAAAGACCATGGTGAAGGTGGTAGTTTGGTTGGTAGCCCGCTGCAAGGTCGCATTATGCTGGTGGATGATGTGATCACTGCCGGTACGGCGATTCGTGAATCAATGCAGTTAATTCAAGCGCATAATGCGTCTTTGGCTGGTGTATTGATTGCCCTTGATCGTCAGGAAAAAGGCCAGGGTGAGCTGTCTGCTATTCAAGAAGTAGAGCGTGATTTTAATACTCAGGTTGTGGCAATCGTAACGCTCGCTGACGTGATCCAGTTTATTCAGGAACGTGAAGAGTTTAAGGCTCACTTGCCAAATATTGTTGCGTACCGGGAACAATATGGCATCTGA